One genomic segment of Patescibacteria group bacterium includes these proteins:
- the tsf gene encoding translation elongation factor Ts — protein MSNIEQIKQLRQETGVSISECKKALEKAKGDFDKAKEILRKWGRELAGKKSERKAGLGIVEAYIHPDKRIGAMTELRCETDFVAKSKDFKELAHELCLQIAAMDPEENSLLSQSWIKDETKTIRELIDEYIAKLGENIIVKRFIRYEI, from the coding sequence ATGTCAAACATCGAGCAAATCAAACAACTTCGTCAGGAAACTGGCGTTTCAATATCGGAGTGTAAAAAGGCCCTTGAGAAAGCAAAAGGGGATTTTGATAAAGCGAAGGAGATTTTAAGAAAGTGGGGAAGAGAACTGGCTGGGAAAAAGTCAGAAAGAAAAGCTGGATTGGGAATAGTTGAAGCTTATATCCACCCTGATAAAAGAATTGGGGCAATGACTGAGCTGCGCTGTGAAACTGACTTTGTTGCTAAATCAAAAGATTTTAAAGAGCTTGCTCACGAGCTTTGTTTACAGATTGCTGCTATGGACCCAGAAGAGAATTCTTTGCTATCTCAGTCCTGGATAAAAGATGAAACAAAAACCATCAGAGAGTTAATTGATGAATATATTGCAAAATTAGGAGAGAATATTATTGTGAAGAGATTTATAAGATACGAAATTTAA